Proteins from a genomic interval of Pseudomonas asplenii:
- the nadC gene encoding carboxylating nicotinate-nucleotide diphosphorylase — MPNLRLADLTAEIEANVRRALLEDIGSGDITAQLIPAERLAKATIITRDEATIAGTAWVDAVFRQLDPRVAVHWQVGDGERVSPNQALFHLEGPARSLLSGERSALNFLQMLSGVATHARYYADQVADTQVKLLDTRKTLPGLRLAQKYAVTCGGCHNHRIGLYDAFLIKENHIAACGGIAQAISAAHKIAPGKPVEVEVESLDELKEALAAGADIIMLDELSLDDMREAVRLNAGKAKLEASGGINEQTLRPIAETGVDYISIGAMTKDVKAVDLSMRLSL, encoded by the coding sequence ATGCCGAATTTACGCCTCGCCGACCTGACCGCCGAAATCGAAGCCAACGTACGCCGTGCGCTGCTCGAAGACATCGGCAGCGGCGACATCACCGCACAACTGATCCCCGCCGAACGGCTGGCCAAAGCCACCATCATCACCCGCGACGAGGCAACCATCGCCGGAACCGCCTGGGTCGATGCGGTGTTCCGCCAGCTCGACCCACGGGTCGCGGTGCACTGGCAGGTCGGCGATGGCGAACGGGTCAGCCCGAACCAGGCACTGTTTCACCTCGAAGGCCCGGCGCGCTCGCTGCTCAGTGGCGAACGCAGTGCGCTGAACTTTCTGCAGATGCTGTCGGGCGTCGCCACCCATGCGCGCTACTACGCCGACCAGGTTGCCGACACCCAGGTCAAACTGCTCGATACCCGCAAGACCTTGCCGGGCCTGCGCCTGGCGCAGAAGTACGCGGTGACCTGCGGCGGCTGTCACAACCATCGCATCGGTCTGTACGACGCCTTCCTGATCAAGGAAAACCACATCGCCGCCTGCGGCGGGATTGCCCAGGCCATCAGCGCGGCGCACAAGATCGCTCCGGGCAAGCCGGTGGAAGTCGAAGTGGAAAGCCTGGACGAGTTGAAGGAAGCGCTGGCGGCCGGCGCCGATATCATCATGCTCGACGAACTGAGCCTGGACGACATGCGCGAAGCCGTGCGCCTGAACGCCGGCAAGGCCAAGCTGGAGGCCAGCGGCGGCATCAATGAACAGACCCTGCGGCCGATCGCCGAGACGGGCGTCGACTACATTTCGATTGGCGCGATGACCAAGGATGTGAAGGCGGTGGACCTGTCGATGCGCTTGAGCCTCTGA
- a CDS encoding methylated-DNA--[protein]-cysteine S-methyltransferase, whose protein sequence is MTTHPIYYDVIPSPIGPMMLVADDDGLRELRFELDYRPQTPLAGWLHSPEKLAPVRRQLEEYFAGERLVFDLKLNMLGTVFQREVWEALVTIPYGGVTSYGQISQQINRPKASRAVGAANGRNPVPVIVPCHRVIGSNGTLTGFGGGLVAKQWLLEHEARHFQLH, encoded by the coding sequence ATGACAACACATCCGATCTATTACGACGTGATCCCTTCGCCCATCGGGCCGATGATGCTGGTGGCCGATGACGACGGTCTGCGCGAGCTACGTTTCGAGTTGGATTACCGGCCCCAGACGCCGCTGGCCGGTTGGTTGCACTCACCGGAAAAACTCGCGCCGGTGCGGCGGCAACTGGAGGAGTATTTCGCCGGTGAGCGCCTGGTGTTCGATCTCAAACTCAACATGCTGGGGACGGTTTTTCAGCGTGAGGTGTGGGAAGCGTTGGTGACGATTCCCTATGGTGGCGTCACCAGCTATGGGCAGATCAGCCAGCAGATCAACCGACCCAAGGCGTCACGGGCGGTGGGCGCGGCCAACGGGCGCAATCCGGTGCCGGTGATCGTGCCTTGTCACCGGGTGATCGGCAGCAATGGCACGCTCACCGGTTTTGGTGGTGGGCTGGTGGCCAAGCAGTGGTTGCTGGAGCATGAGGCGCGGCACTTTCAGTTGCACTGA